The following DNA comes from Papaver somniferum cultivar HN1 chromosome 4, ASM357369v1, whole genome shotgun sequence.
tttttattatgtttCCTCTTAGATGAAGAGAAATCCCAAGCTAATGATGGCAATCAAGTCAAACGAATGAAGAGAAGAATGGAGCAAATTCGATCATTTCGTCCAAATGATAGATTTCTGAGGATAGAAGTGGTCTGATATCTGTCTCTGACACTGAAAAACTTGTCACCACCATGCAAAGGCTTAGACGTGTGCGCACGCCATCGCCCGAGGAAAAAGTAAAGTCAACAGATTATGAAAACAAAGGGCGGACTTGTGACCACCATGCCAAAGGCGTAGACGTGTCCACACGCCTTCACTGGATCCGGATCTTTCTCCTCCAAGGAAAAGCAGGACAGATCATCTGCATCCTGAATCGATAGACCTCTCTCACCCTTGACGAACTCTTAGCAAATCATCTGTTAATTCTCTTGTGTCGGACCTGTATCCTCCTAGAAAAAAGAAATGGTTTAATCTCAGCTCAACAGATCAAAAAATAAGTAGAGAGATATGAAGGATGAGATATCCACGTAAGTTTTCTTTTGTTCCACACAGAACAGATACGTTCTATTTAGCATGCCAgactttgttttttcttttgttccttGATGTGCTTAATTAGAGGTGTACCACGTACCAGTTGCCTTTGATATGACTCAAAGAATGGGAATATGAACCATAAGCGGGAAGTTCTGCTTCCATGTTAATAATGTTGGTGTACCTTTTTGTACATATCTTGTTTAATCTTTGATCGGTATTCTGAATCCTATTTGTGAATGTGTTGCGCAGGTTCAACAAAATGGACCCGTCTGTGAGTGGAAGGGCGCTTGAATGCATTCACCGTGACAAAGAAGGTCAGTGAAATAGACTTTTGTAATCCTTTTTGCTCAATAAGATCATTACCTTATGTGTATCTATATTTTGATATGGTTTAGGAAGATGTTTATGTAAGGAGGAGGTTGCAAGATTAgaaaaaaggagaagaagaaaaaccaaAGGTACTCCATAGTTAATTTAGATTGCTTTGCATGTAAGTTGTTCATGTTAAACTTTTAGATGAATTTACTCATTATCGGCTTCACATGAATTTTATATGTACagtttgtctcaaagagtatgttTGCAACAATTTTTTATACGTGTTATTTGATCAGTGATGGTAAGAGGCAATAAAAATGTGTATGAGTCAAGAGCCATACAACTTTAGCTTTATTGATACCTTCTTTTCTGTTCCAAGGACTATTTGTGGACCAGGAACTGATTAATTGTATGATATAATGCTTATGTAGACAATATAAAATCATGCCATGACCCAACTTCTAGTCTTTTTAAGACCTAGTAAACTGGGAATGCTCGATGATCACACTACTTATTAAGGGTTAACCATGAGAAAACCTTGCTTAACTTTCATTCAGCTCTTCCCAAGTTGTGTAGAAATCAGTTTAAAAGAATAGTATACTATATCATACAGATATCCGGTGCTCACATATTCTAGTAGTCACAAATTGTAACGGCAACTGATAAGCCGGCAAGATTAGCTTTACTATATTTTTTTTACCTACATCAGCTTCACCATTAAAATCCTTTTGTTTTGGACACTGAAAAGAATATTCATTTATATGCATCTGCCTCGTTTCTGATTGAGCAAATTAGGGTCCTAGATTTTGGCATGTCTTTgtgtttgggtcctaagtttgtccgTTTTTAGTATTTGGGTCGTTAACTAGGTCAACTGTTCAATCCGTTAAAATATTAACGCCCGTCGGTGAAATTGAATTTATccactgaagaaaaaaaaaacgagagaATAAACCTCcagataatcttttttttttttcatcagcAAAATTGATCAATAACCCTGGGGGGGTTGTCATTAGAATTAAACCTCTTGTAGGCATAACAGAGAATTGGTGACGAGTTGGAGCTGAAGGTGTTTCAAATACTTGTTCAGAGAGATGATTAGAACTAATGATAGGTAGTGGGTCTTCAATGGTAGAAGGCTCAAAATCCTGGCACTCTATTTGTGTATTTGGttcatgaataatttctttttcctgcagttattatttttttacttcaTTTTGTCCTCTTGGTTCTTCGCAGACAATTTCTTGCAACTTTGTCCTTTGGTTTGCATTGTCTGCGTGGCTGTTTCACGTATTAATTTTTGCAACATTTGTGTTGCCTTTTGCTGTCTCTCTTCTCATTGGAACAGTTGCCAAGAACTTTGTGATTGAGGTAGTTTTCTTAGCCTGCCTTATCTGACACGTGGTTCCCTTATGCGAGAGATGCAGATGTTAGTGGTTTAATCAGTGTGGATTACTTATTCGTGTTCTAAATCTCCTAGCTTTAAGAACTTGCTTTATCTTATTCTCTACAGTCATTCTAATAAGAATGTCTTTTTAGGAATTAGTGGTGTTTTCTAATATGGCCGTTCTCTCCTACGTTGATGATGACAACGTGGGCAAAGCTGATATTTCAGTCTTTAAggtttttatctttttttagATCGGATAAAAGAGAAAAAGTGTGATTTCTTATGGGAATtataagatttaattttaggAACTTTTTCGGATTAATAATGTAGTATTAATTCTTAAAGATTGATTCTTACTTTCAGGTAAACAAGAAGAAACAGCAGAAGCTTATGACTCCGGCAATCAAATTTATGGTGTAAATTTTTCGGATCAATAAGTTTGTCAGTCCTTTTTCAGCAGATAACTGGATTCCATCAGCACAACACTAGTGGTTCACTTGCCTATGTTTCAGGACATGAAGGGTTATCCTGTAGATTTTAGTCTCTTAGTAcacattgtgttttttttttaaatgatcaaatcttttttatgaataTTTAGCACTGCAACCTAGAAAGTTCcatgtattttccttaatgggCACAAAGAAAGCAGTCGGAGACTCGGAGTTATGCTTATGTGCATACTTTACCTTAAAAGGCACCATTTATCAGCAAAATGAGTACACAATGAGAGCCAAAGTCTTAAAAACAGGGCATTGCCCACGAATCAGAAACAATGAAATGTAGTGCTTCACTAAGAATGTTTATGCTTCCGTGAAAAGGCAGCTTTTAAGACTTCAATGACATGACAAAAATAGTTTTAATGTTTAAAATAGTTTTAATTGCATCTAAAAGAGCTTGACACCCCAACTATAGGGTATGCGCTTTTATTCATGGACACAAAAATGTAGGTGTTCCTACTTCCACAAACCACTATAAATTGGCCTTTCACAGTTGACGTGTCGAGCAAAAATTCCCCAGAATCATAGAACTAATGCTTAatgccgattcttccaaaaaatTCGGCACAAGTTGAAAGCTTAAAAGTGACAAGATCTAAATGGTCACTGACTAATGGAAACAAATCCTTTCCATGTGTATGTTGTTTGGTGTCTATAACCACTGATAATTCTTCTTCGGCAGTGCGCATGTGCAGTAATTTTCAGAGTCTCTAACAAAAAAATTGCCTGCGGAAAATGACCTGCAGAAACAAAAGCACAATATTCAAGATTTAACCTATCAGGACAGATGAATGACATGTGAATCATGTAAAATCTCATACATTGATCTACACGGTTAACTGCAAATGTCAATCTCTATATtattttgggaaaacatgaagtGATATGGCAGAACTCCTGCATCGCCACTGCCACAATTATAGGATAcatacaattcttcttcttcttttatttattttctttcttataaTGTGGATGTTCAAACAGTTACTCTACGGCGAAGCATGGACAGAATACTGGCAAAACCATGAAAATCTTactcttcaacttttttttttttttttgtgtgtgtgtgtgtgaagaTGGGTTAATATTGATAACACAGTGCCAAGGAGGCACAAAAGCACAACGCATCAAATTAGTTTACAAACAAAAACAGGGACTAGAAAAGCTATTTGTTTGTTGATACTGTTCTGTTTGTTTTGATTTCTGCTAAGGCATGACTTTTCATAATTATTCATTCGTGGTTCCAACCTAATGATAATATCATAATAGACTCAAATAGTAGCAGTGAAGTGTGTGCTTCATATAAAAACATTGGACCAAATAAGAATCCAGACAAAAtttgaagaggaaagtgagaaaGTAGGGGAAACTGCGTGTTTACCTCTTGACCCGTCTATGAGGCCTTAGTAAGCTTCAAAAGAGGGACAATATTCATTGACTGAAGTTCTTGGAATAGGAGTTTACAAGCATATGGAAGTTTCATCTTTGATATGTTTTCACCGTCTTTGCAAGAAGAGCAGACACCAGTTTTGAGCTTATGGTTGTAATACCTAACAAACCGCACGAACGGCAAACCTGACAAGAGATCATATAGCATTCATAAATCAGCATACTAGATTTGATCTGAATGTCGATCAGCCTTGGAGCTAGGCGCCCCTGAGGAAACACAAAAAACAGGAGTGTGACAACAACATACCTAGTAAAACCTGCCAGCGTATCACCAGTATCCCAGATTGAGCAATTACTAGAACTTCTGCGTCCTAGGTGAATAACAAGGCAATTTTATCAGATGCTCCCAGTATGACAGTGAAGGCAAGACTCATAACAAGTGCTGTCTGAAAAGAACTTGTTCTGTCATCAAAACAAACTCGAACAAACTAGTAATACAGCCAAATTGGAGAACCCAGAGAGATGGAAATATAAATAAAGTAGCTGTAGGAAATTTCATAATATGAGCGCAGCAGAGCAGAACTGCTATCGAGCCTTGAATAAACGGGGTGGTGAGGAGATAAAAAGGGGGTGTAAGGAGAGGATTACCTTCAAACGAGAAATGTTATTTCTTTCACTTTGCTGAAGTCACCTTCTGAGTAGGAACTTGCAACCATAGCCTGTCATTTACAAAAAAACAATAATCATACATGAGATTCCAGGAAGTCTTAGCAACAGGCATATATGAGACTTGCAGGTACAACCAgcaatataaattttgaaaattgtAGAGTAATGGTGAagccaattttatggaaaacaaaaatattgttaGGACGAAATAAATTGGGAGACTGAAATCACCTACCAAATACCTGAGCTAATGAAGCAATGACATCTGCAAGGAGAGATACTGCCAAACACACTTGGTAGCATATTTGATAAGCTGCCTGCCACATGAATTGGTGATTGACGAGCAGCCAAGGAAGCCCCAAACGTCACAGCCCCAAGTGAAGCTACAGTCCTCCCAGAAAGAAAACTACCTGAAATAAGCAGATTATATTCAACTAGATGCAAATGTTTGCACAACATCTAAGAGAAATTGGCGTATATGGAGAGAACTGAGAACCATCAAATAAGATGCAAACAGTGCCAAAAAAGACAAATACTGACCAGATTTTGCATAGCCAGCAAACTGCAGGTTCTCTATCTTTAGTGGCAATAACATAACCCTCTTACAGATGAATCAGACCTTAAAAATGGTGATAATATACCTGATATTGCAAATGCGATACAAAAGTACATCGAATTAAAATGCTCCAAAGTTTCTATGAAGCCATTTCCATGTCTATACACCTTAAGAAAGGACATACTGAGATGAAATGTTGGCAATGACTGATCCAGTTACACCCAGGCGAAATGTATATGTCAGCAgagttctcttttctttatttttcctgCATATACTTATTCGACTTCCTAGTATAGACGGAATAAGTCTATCCTATAAATCACATTCTACCATGCAAATAAGGTCCAGTCACTGACATATGCATCACACTCTCCCTTTGAGATAGGTTTAAGGTTGAATCGCTAACAAAATGCTTAACCAACAAAGCAATATAGCTGAACTAAATGTAAAAAACACTACTATGAAAATGGACCGATATATAAAGACGGAATAAAAGTAACTTACACTACATAACTCACTACAGAGAGTACCAATAGCATTAGGAAACTCAAAATTCTACAGAATGAGATGAATATTACTTCCAAAACTCAACAAAGATTGCCAGTTCACAATTATGTATTTGAGAGTTTGTTTTTCTACAATTTCTTGTAAGGCTAATCACGATTTTCTGTCTCCTTGAAAGAAAGATGTTTTTGTGAGAATACTTGACAAACCCGTTCCTTAAAGTCCACAAGCTTTTCTGAAGTTGAACTTTGTGTGATGGAAATGTTGAGGTAGTTGCTTGGAAGGCTGCTCACTGCTTTTTGTCTCCTCAATTTCAATTGACCtcattacttttatatcttcttCCCCTAATTCCTTCAACGACACTAAGGTGTTCTTGTGAGGGTATACCCGATTCAGACGATTATTAAACTTGACAAGCCTTCTCGAGGTTGAAGTTTTTGTGTCGTACATATTGATATAGTTATCAACGTAAGTTAAAACACCACCCCTCTTGGTAACGGCTAATAATTCTTTATCCCCAACCCTAAACTCTCTACTCCACGACTGAAGTCCTTGTTGCTCACTGGTCTCATTATTGACACTCTTCTGTTTTAATAACCATATATCATAACATTCGACTCCATTAACAACTACCTCAGCAGCAACATACAAAATCCCATCCAATACCCCTCTTCTACAAATCTCGCGAGGTAGTGAAAGATTCTCACCAAACTTTTCCTCAGCCAAGTCGAAGGTTATGAACATTTGTGATCCATGGTCCAGAAAATAAAGAGTTTCGTTGGCAAAGATCGCTCGGTAAGAGAGACATAAGACATGAGACTTGAAATCTCCAAGGTTTCTCCATCCTTTGCCACTGCCTAGAGTGTAAATGTGGAGTTTTACATCGGAATCACACTCTATTCCTACaactttgtactcattggtaGAAGAAACATAACCAAAATTGATATCACAACCTGTCTTGAATTCTGGAAGCACAACATATTCTCTTGTGATGGGATTACAGATACAAACAAATTGGTCTTGAGCAAAACATATCAAACCGTTACAAGAACCAGCAAATCTAGTATGATACCTAAACGGAGAAGCAAAATTAACCCTTCTAGTTTTCTGGGATTTTGTTGACTGGTTATATTCAAAATAATGGAAGTTTCCAATCTTATTCAGAGAAAGAAAAACCAACTTACCAGAATCAGAACCAGAACCAGCACAAGGATGAAGAAGACGATGCAAGTACATCTGATAGAATGATTGACGATGAGAAATAAGATTATTCCATGTTTTTGATACTGATTTGCACTCCAAAATCGATTCCGCTGGAAGTAGACTTAAAATGTCTGCTGTAATATCCGCAGGGAGAATCTTGAAGTAATCCATGGAAGTTATCTGTGTAATCTTTTGCTGAGAGAAACAGAAATCTATTAGGGTTTCAGTAACAGTGATGGGAAATGGGGATTTAGCTAGGGTTGTAGAAGAAAGAGTAGAGCAAAATAAAAGAGACTGGGCCTAAACGTAGAGGAAAAATAGATACCGGGCCAAGAGTCCAATTGGTTATGTTTGAACGGTTTTTtgggaacgattttttagggaccatgattttttttcgaggggaccatgattttattaggccaccttccctatagttttaaggggtgtcctaaagcattgaaattactaacctacccttaacctaatttaatttaaaaccaacccaataacaacctatatatatatataaccaccacctcctcccaccaccacctcccaccatcgccgattaccaccaccaccacctccgattatcaccaccaaccaccaccgattaccaccaccaccaccgccgattaccaccaccaccacctctgattatcaccaccaccaaccaccgattaccaccacca
Coding sequences within:
- the LOC113274710 gene encoding F-box protein At5g65850-like, producing the protein MDYFKILPADITADILSLLPAESILECKSVSKTWNNLISHRQSFYQMYLHRLLHPCAGSGSDSGKLVFLSLNKIGNFHYFEYNQSTKSQKTRRVNFASPFRYHTRFAGSCNGLICFAQDQFVCICNPITREYVVLPEFKTGCDINFGYVSSTNEYKVVGIECDSDVKLHIYTLGSGKGWRNLGDFKSHVLCLSYRAIFANETLYFLDHGSQMFITFDLAEEKFGENLSLPREICRRGVLDGILYVAAEVVVNGVECYDIWLLKQKSVNNETSEQQGLQSWSREFRVGDKELLAVTKRGGVLTYVDNYINMYDTKTSTSRRLVKFNNRLNRVYPHKNTLVSLKELGEEDIKVMRSIEIEETKSSEQPSKQLPQHFHHTKFNFRKACGL